The following are encoded together in the Poseidonibacter lekithochrous genome:
- a CDS encoding MBL fold metallo-hydrolase translates to MINLIDSYLGEQIDLEVVTPLFEDGDYTIYWLGIDNETAFRCNVYLIKAGDEALIVDPGSRGFFEQVKSRALEVVSKENIKGLILCHQDPDVSASMVDWLDYKEDITIYSSDRTNVLLPHYGKEDYNYVSVNQNPVHEFSNGRQLEFIEAPFLHFPGAFVTYDRSSQFLLSGDIWAALDINWELVVKDFDEHINNMNLFHIDYMASNIAARGFVSKIEHKEINAILPQHGSIINKNYVLNALEYLRNLKCGTDIIYGDIY, encoded by the coding sequence ATGATAAACCTGATAGATTCTTATTTAGGTGAACAGATTGATTTAGAGGTGGTAACTCCCCTTTTTGAAGATGGTGATTACACGATATATTGGTTAGGAATTGATAATGAAACAGCTTTTAGATGTAATGTATATCTAATTAAAGCAGGGGATGAAGCACTGATTGTTGATCCAGGAAGTAGGGGGTTTTTTGAACAAGTAAAATCAAGAGCTTTAGAAGTAGTTTCAAAAGAAAATATAAAAGGTCTTATTTTATGTCACCAAGATCCAGATGTATCAGCATCAATGGTTGATTGGTTAGATTATAAAGAAGATATTACAATTTATTCAAGTGATAGAACAAATGTATTATTACCTCATTATGGAAAAGAAGATTATAACTACGTAAGTGTAAATCAAAATCCAGTACATGAATTCTCAAATGGACGACAATTAGAATTTATAGAAGCTCCATTCTTACATTTCCCCGGTGCCTTTGTAACATATGATAGAAGTTCACAATTTTTATTATCTGGTGATATTTGGGCTGCACTAGATATAAATTGGGAATTAGTAGTAAAAGATTTTGATGAACATATTAATAATATGAATTTATTCCATATAGATTATATGGCTTCAAATATAGCTGCTAGAGGTTTTGTATCAAAAATCGAGCACAAAGAAATAAATGCAATTTTGCCTCAACATGGTTCAATTATTAATAAAAACTATGTTTTAAACGCACTTGAGTATCTAAGAAACCTAAAATGTGGTACTGATATTATTTATGGAGATATCTATTGA
- the gatC gene encoding Asp-tRNA(Asn)/Glu-tRNA(Gln) amidotransferase subunit GatC, translating into MTVDDNLIAKLSKLSSLEIDEAKKENLKSELADIINFVENLNEIDVSSIEATFNTVEGGTPLREDVAKQDLELSSHIMSNAPKSEDGYFVVPKIIE; encoded by the coding sequence ATGACTGTAGATGATAACTTAATTGCAAAATTATCAAAACTATCTAGTTTAGAAATTGATGAGGCAAAAAAAGAGAATCTTAAATCTGAACTTGCTGATATTATTAACTTTGTTGAAAATCTAAATGAAATTGATGTATCAAGTATAGAAGCTACATTTAATACTGTTGAGGGTGGAACACCATTAAGAGAAGATGTTGCTAAACAAGATTTAGAACTTTCAAGTCACATTATGAGTAATGCTCCAAAAAGTGAAGATGGGTACTTTGTAGTACCAAAAATTATAGAATAG